A section of the Cervus canadensis isolate Bull #8, Minnesota chromosome 8, ASM1932006v1, whole genome shotgun sequence genome encodes:
- the PRF1 gene encoding perforin-1, with amino-acid sequence MATRGLLLGILLLLPTPAPAPCYTAAHSECQRARKFVPGSWLAGEGVDVTTLQRSGSFPVDTQHFLRPDGTCTLCRNALQKDAPQRLPLAITGWRAHGTGCKRKVVKYEGRSTEDVAGEAASSIRNDWKVGLDVSPKTDTNVRVTVAGSHSQAANFAAQKTHQDTYRFSLDLVECRFYSFHLVHTPPVHPEFKRALKMLPPHFNTSTEPDYRRLISSYGTHFIRSMELGGRTSALTALRTCELALEGLTANEVEDCLAVEAEVSISSRASASSSFKECEEKKKQHKLGTSFHQAYRERHSSVDGGHHSTMHDLLFGNQAGPEQFSAWVASLQDSPGLVDYALEPLHMLVESHNPRREALRRAVSKYVTDRARWRDCNRPCPPGQHKNPKNPCQCMCPGSAATTQDCCPRQRGLAHLQVMNFKASGLWGDWITATDAYVKVFFGGQEQRTATVWDNNNPTWMTRLDFGDVLLATGGPLRVQVWDADNGWDDDLLGTCDRTPKSGSHEVSCHLNHGHLKFSYQAKCLPHLMGERCLQYAPQGLLGDPPGNRSGPVW; translated from the exons ATGGCCACCCGAGGGCTCCTCCTCGGCATCCTCCTGCTTCTGCCCACGcccgcccctgccccctgctACACGGCCGCACACTCTGAATGCCAGCGCGCCCGCAAGTTTGTGCCAGGCTCCTGGCTGGCAGGGGAGGGCGTGGACGTGACCACCCTCCAGCGCTCAGGCTCGTTCCCAGTGGACACACAGCACTTCCTGCGGCCCGACGGCACTTGCACCCTCTGCCGCAATGCCCTGCAGAAGGATGCCCCCCAGCGCCTGCCCCTGGCGATCACCGGCTGGCGTGCCCACGGAACGGGCTGCAAGCGCAAGGTGGTCAAGTATGAGGGCCGCTCCACCGAGGATGTGGCGGGGGAGGCGGCCAGCAGCATTCGCAATGACTGGAAGGTGGGGCTAGACGTGTCTCCCAAGACAGACACTAACGTGCGCGTGACCGTGGCGGGCTCCCACTCCCAGGCTGCCAACTTCGCCGCCCAGAAGACTCACCAGGACACGTACCGCTTCAGCCTGGACTTAGTGGAGTGTCGTTTTTACAG TTTCCACCTGGTGCACACTCCCCCAGTACACCCTGAGTTCAAGAGGGCCCTCAAGATGCTGCCCCCCCACTTCAACACCTCCACCGAGCCCGACTACCGGAGGCTTATCTCCAGCTACGGAACCCACTTCATCCGGTCCATGGAGCTGGGCGGCCGCACCTCAGCCCTCACTGCCCTGCGCACCTGTGAGCTGGCCCTGGAGGGGCTCACGGCCAACGAGGTCGAGGACTGCCTGGCTGTCGAGGCTGAGGTCAGCATAAGCAGCCGCGCCAGTGCCTCGTCATCGTTCAAGGAATGTGAGGAGAAGAAGAAGCAGCACAAGTTGGGGACCTCCTTCCACCAGGCCTACCGGGAACGCCATTCCAGTGTTGATGGTGGCCACCACTCAACCATGCATGACCTGCTCTTCGGGAACCAGGCTGGGCCCGAGCAGTTCTCAGCCTGGGTGGCCTCATTGCAGGACAGCCCTGGCCTGGTGGACTACGCGCTGGAGCCTCTGCACATGCTTGTGGAGAGCCACAACCCACGGCGGGAGGCCCTCAGGCGGGCCGTGAGCAAGTACGTGACTGACAGGGCACGCTGGAGGGACTGCAACCGCCCGTGCCCCCCAGGGCAGCACAAGAACCCAAAGAACCCATGCCAGTGCATGTGCCCTGGTTCAGCAGCCACCACCCAGGACTGCTGTCCccggcagaggggcctggcccaCCTGCAGGTCATGAACTTCAAGGCATCAGGTCTGTGGGGAGACTGGATCACTGCCACGGACGCCTATGTGAAGGTCTTCTTCGGCGGCCAGGAGCAGAGGACCGCCACAGTATGGGACAATAACAACCCCACGTGGATGACGCGGCTGGACTTCGGGGATGTGCTCCTGGCCACTGGGGGCCCCCTGAGAGTGCAGGTCTGGGACGCAGACAATGGCTGGGACGATGACCTGCTCGGCACTTGTGACCGCACCCCAAAGTCTGGCTCACATGAGGTGTCGTGCCATTTGAACCACGGTCACCTGAAATTCTCCTACCAGGCCAAATGCTTGCCTCACCTGATGGGGGAGAGGTGCCTGCAGTATGCCCCCCAAGGGCTTCTGGGGGACCCTCCAGGAAACCGGAGTGGGCCAGTGTGGTGA